A genomic stretch from Ureibacillus composti includes:
- a CDS encoding helix-turn-helix transcriptional regulator codes for MQLHQHSISETISKRYFQEIDHINQYSGVEDFYSIESKLLFEIFHLESTKAKKSLHELIDILSIRFGKQVIKVVRNYFVILSSIVARKLLDNQVPSKKAFAFNLACADMIENKMKDAEFLQFADELIDFYVYFIADRKQPTFRHQTVNKVIMYINDELESDLTVESIANKFHISTSHLSRIFREHVGITLVEYLNVRRVEESQYYLRHTNKSITSISDQFHFCNQSYFTRIFKKYTGVTPKHFRDELHHEFFRYEMNEVEFEKV; via the coding sequence ATGCAACTACATCAACATTCAATATCTGAGACAATATCTAAAAGATACTTTCAAGAAATTGACCATATTAATCAATACAGTGGGGTTGAAGATTTTTATAGTATAGAATCCAAATTGTTATTTGAAATCTTTCATTTAGAATCTACAAAGGCTAAAAAATCTTTACATGAATTGATTGATATTTTATCAATTCGTTTCGGTAAACAGGTGATCAAAGTAGTTCGCAATTATTTTGTGATTCTTTCATCAATTGTTGCGCGTAAATTATTAGATAATCAAGTTCCTTCGAAGAAAGCGTTTGCATTCAATCTAGCTTGTGCAGATATGATTGAAAATAAAATGAAGGATGCTGAATTTCTTCAATTTGCAGACGAGTTAATTGATTTTTACGTTTATTTTATAGCTGATCGCAAACAACCAACATTCCGTCACCAAACGGTCAATAAGGTTATTATGTACATAAATGATGAATTAGAAAGTGATTTAACAGTAGAGAGCATAGCCAATAAGTTCCATATTAGTACAAGCCACCTATCGCGTATTTTTAGAGAACATGTGGGGATTACTTTAGTGGAATATTTGAATGTTCGCAGAGTGGAAGAATCACAGTATTATTTAAGACACACAAATAAAAGTATCACCTCTATATCAGACCAGTTCCACTTTTGTAATCAAAGTTACTTTACTCGCATATTTAAAAAATATACGGGTGTAACGCCTAAACATTTTAGAGATGAATTGCACCATGAGTTCTTTAGGTATGAAATGAATGAAGTTGAGTTTGAAAAGGTTTAA
- a CDS encoding LytTR family DNA-binding domain-containing protein encodes MEPKQIEEIMDIIKEFFPENTSIAISDTNEYLYYQPSKKVDLKIKPGDPIKEGSAAHKAVTYGQKTNSYIEQDVFGVPYYGTSIPLIEEGEIRGAVTAIFPQKPSPFLTNYITIKIDDCWYPIKHNQVIYLETQLRKTFVKTMHREGYHRLNLSDLELFLASDSFIRCHRSYIVNIDFIEEIQPDSHSTFLLIMKDGTRIPVSQRYASYFRRSLGF; translated from the coding sequence ATGGAACCAAAACAAATTGAAGAAATCATGGATATTATTAAGGAGTTCTTCCCTGAAAACACATCAATCGCTATTTCAGATACAAATGAATATCTATACTACCAGCCAAGTAAAAAAGTGGATTTAAAAATCAAGCCCGGAGATCCTATTAAAGAAGGATCTGCAGCACACAAAGCAGTTACATATGGGCAAAAAACTAATTCATATATCGAACAAGATGTTTTTGGCGTTCCTTATTATGGTACAAGTATACCTTTAATTGAAGAAGGAGAAATTAGAGGTGCTGTTACAGCAATTTTCCCTCAAAAACCTTCACCATTTTTAACTAACTATATTACAATCAAAATAGACGATTGTTGGTATCCAATTAAACATAACCAAGTAATTTACCTTGAAACTCAACTGCGTAAAACATTTGTTAAAACAATGCACCGCGAAGGTTATCACCGTCTTAATTTAAGTGACCTTGAATTATTCCTTGCTTCTGACTCGTTTATTCGATGTCATCGTTCTTATATTGTTAACATTGATTTTATAGAAGAAATCCAACCTGATTCACATTCAACATTCTTACTAATAATGAAGGATGGAACTAGAATTCCTGTAAGCCAAAGATATGCTAGTTATTTCCGCCGCTCACTTGGCTTTTAA